One stretch of Brettanomyces nanus chromosome 4, complete sequence DNA includes these proteins:
- a CDS encoding uncharacterized protein (BUSCO:EOG0934148Y): MSQILSLSNRPNNNINTQPAIEVDHHSPLADYKMDLGIQWKVRTEYQLAIKQYLNRNFSHSWDIISPLVNTPDYHSVDKLLMVKCFKLYLSLVDLILKDLNYEKDNEAHIVSFPEYIIGGSQRAEGERIYSEFMDGLLLRQIKKIFDYDLASVDPELVLMCFIIEFSNAFPLGRLREQMEAYLTYAGVLEGGVDDSALQDPRKENVLTFYLMRVMVKMGKVEESKDLICRIYVKDDEKVLKFLRILEERVKKEEQLEKPKKLKAKKRSVGISDAANLPSVIGGNTAEPSKPNRSIQSGRPAELMAGSIPKEVVQQGNKTKMPSTASTAVVLDAESISKQNSSNGQVEELYPIALLMDELRHDDVAARVQAMKRLDTISIALGPERTRKELIPFLEDVIPEDEDEVIAIAAEELGKFVPLVGGAQFAPILIPVLEKISACEEPIVREKAVESLNIIAETLSDEQIQREFIPLIQRLAKERWFSLHIAASGLFQSVIIRVSSEMRAELLKLYFDLIQDDSPMVRKSSATELPELIDILGDKFHTPETIAEFHWDIITSMYENLVNDNQDSVKFLAVDVLISILGFLKHLDDKSHHEELFESLLALINDPSWRVRYMVADRFDKLAQNFNDDSYTLKLVPNLLSLMKDNEAEVRKAISTQLPGFCSLANKADRSIMLEDIVPVISQLSMDESETVRSALASEITGLAPIFGKDATIKHLLPIFVEMLKDEFSEVRLNIISKLQVVNEVIGIQLLSESLLPAITSLSNDKLWRVRLAIIEQIPLLAEQLGVAFFDEALGQLCMEWLWDPVYSIREAAVSNLQKLTQFFGEDWSKKELIKRVVEKKQTKDFDNFICRLTCLLAMNKLIPVVSAKTVAEDIYPFIDELKDDQVPNIRFNVAKALASVAEKIYPEYKLIVVDKIRPTLESLQGDDDVDVRFYTDRSLETLSKLL; encoded by the exons ATGTCACAGATCCTGTCTCTCTCCAACAGACcaaataataatattaaCACTCAGCCAGCTATTGAAGTCGATCATCACAGTCCTTTAGCCGATTACAAAATGGATCTCGGTATTCAATGGAAGGTGCGTACAGAATATCAGCTAGCAATTAAGCAGTATCTTAACAGGAACTTCAGCCATTCATGGGATATTATAAGTCCGCTAGTCAATACTCCAGACTATCACAGCGTTGATAAGCTATTGATGGTGAAATGTTTCAAGCTCTACTTATCATTGGTTGATTTGATTCTCAAGGATTTAAATTATGAAAAGGATAACGAAGCGCATATAGTCAGTTTTCCGGAATATATTATTGGTGGATCACAGAGGGCTGAAGGTGAACGTATATACAGCGAATTTATGGATGGCCTATTGTTACGgcagataaagaagattttTGACTACGATTTGGCCTCAGTTGATCCCGAACTTGTATTGATGTGCTTCATCATTGAATTCTCTAACGCCTTCCCATTAGGCCGGTTAAGAGAGCAAATGGAAGCTTATCTAACGTATGCAGGTGTGCTGGAAGGAGGTGTCGACGATTCGGCATTACAGGATCcacgaaaagaaaatgtcTTAACATTTTATCTCATGCGGGTTATGGTTAAAATGGGTAAGGTTGAGGAGTCTAAGGACTTAATCTGCAGGATTTATGTGAAGGACGATGAAAAGGTGCTTAAGTTTCTTCGCATCTTAGAAGAGCGAgttaagaaggaagagCAACTGgagaagccaaagaagttgaaggctAAGAAGAGGTCTGTGGGTATTTCAGATGCCGCAAATCTGCCTTCCGTAATAGGAGGAAATACAGCTGAACCTTCTAAACCGAACAGGTCTATTCAGTCTGGACGCCCTGCAGAGCTGATGGCAGGATCCATACCAAAAGAAGTCGTTCAGCAGGGAAACA AGACGAAAATGCCGTCTACTGCCAGCACGGCAGTGGTGTTAGATGCAGAGTCCATCAGTAAGCAGAATTCTTCTAATGGTCAAGTGGAAGAGTTGTATCCAATCGCATTGTTAATGGATGAGCTTAGGCATGATGACGTTGCCGCCAGAGTCCAGGCCATGAAGAGATTAGACACAATATCCATTGCTCTTGGTCCCGAACGCACCAGGAAAGAGTTGATCCCCTTCTTGGAGGACGTGATcccagaagatgaggatgaagtCATCGCTATTGCTGCTGAAGAATTAGGCAAGTTTGTTCCGTTGGTCGGTGGCGCTCAGTTTGCACCTATTTTAATTCCAGTTTTGGAGAAGATCTCCGCCTGCGAAGAGCCGATTGTTCGTGAAAAGGCTGTTGAATCTTTAAACATCATAGCTGAGACACTCTCTGACGAGCAGATCCAACGGGAGTTCATTCCGTTGATTCAACGCTTGGCTAAGGAGCGTTGGTTTTCTCTCCACATTGCTGCTTCGGGTCTCTTCCAGAGTGTCATAATTCGTGTGTCTTCTGAAATGCGCGCGGAACTGCTAAAACTCTACTTTGACTTGATTCAAGACGATTCTCCAATGGTGAGAAAGTCCTCTGCCACCGAATTGCCAGAATTGATTGACATTCTCGGAGACAAATTTCACACTCCCGAGACTATTGCAGAGTTTCATTGGGATATCATCACTTCGATGTATGAGAACTTAGTTAACGATAACCAGGATTCTGTCAAGTTTCTGGCTGTTGATGTGTTGATTTCCATTTTAGGCTTTTTGAAACACCTTGACGACAAGTCACATCATGAAGAGTTGTTTGAAAGCTTGTTGGCTCTGATCAATGATCCTAGCTGGAGAGTTAGATATATGGTTGCCGATCGATTTGATAAGTTGGCCCAGAATTTTAATGATGATAGTTATACGTTGAAGTTGGTGCCCAACTTACTATCTCTGATGAAGGACAACGAGGCGGAGGTTCGTAAGGCTATCTCAACGCAGTTACCAGGGTTCTGTTCCTTGGCAAACAAGGCAGATAGAAGTATCATGCTAGAAGACATAGTCCCCGTGATTTCTCAATTGAGTATGGATGAATCCGAAACTGTGAGAAGCGCCCTGGCCAGTGAAATTACCGGTTTGGCTCCTATATTTGGTAAAGATGCCACTATTAAACATTTGCTACCCATCTTTGTAGAGATGCTAAAAGATGAATTCAGTGAAGTGCGTCTAAATATTATTTCCAAACTACAAGTGGTTAATGAGGTCATCGGTATTCAGCTTTTATCCGAGTCGTTACTGCCTGCAATCACTTCTCTCTCCAATGATAAATTATGGAGAGTGCGGTTGGCTATAATCGAGCAAATTCCACTCTTGGCCGAACAATTGGGTGTTGCGTTTTTTGATGAGGCATTGGGCCAGCTTTGCATGGAATGGTTGTGGGACCCTGTGTACTCGATTAGAGAGGCTGCGGTTTCTAACTTACAGAAATTAACCCAATTTTTTGGTGAGGATTGGTCtaagaaggagttgatTAAGCGAGTTgtggagaagaaacaaacaaaGGATTTCGACAATTTCATCTGCCGTCTCACCTGTTTATTAGCTATGAATAAACTTATTCCAGTTGTTAGTGCCAAGACCGTGGCCGAGGATATCTATCCTTTCATTGACGAACTTAAGGATGATCAGGTTCCTAATATTAGGTTCAATGTGGCTAAGGCGTTAGCATCTGTGGCCGAGAAAATTTACCCAGAATACAAGCTAATAGTGGTGGATAAGATCAGGCCGACACTTGAAAGCTTACAAGGCGATGACGACGTCGATGTCCGTTTCTACACTGACCGGAGCTTAGAGACTTTGTCGAAGCTTTTATAG
- the MOB1 gene encoding Mitotic exit network component: protein MSSFLQSHFNSSAIPTIRSTRTFRRNPDLSPTKFQQDQQQDQQQQQQQAYYQQELHSASSIPGQRQVSSHKEIRQYAEQTLGSGSALAQAVKLPKGEDVNEWLAVHVVNFYNQLNMLYGTVTEFCSPSTCPRMIATQEYEYLWQDPMNRRKPPVSMSAPGYVEALMTWIQGFLDDDSVFPTKMGVPFPRQFPALVRTIMKRLFRVYAHMYCHHFDEINELGLQTHLNTSLKHFVLFCREFQLLSPKDYGPMDELVSRMLDDDGKSK from the coding sequence ATGTCTTCGTTTTTGCAGTCCCATTTTAACAGCTCGGCCATTCCGACTATACGGTCAACGAGAACGTTTCGTCGGAATCCAGATTTGAGTCCTACAAAGTTTCAACAGGACCAGCAGCAGGaccagcagcagcaacaacaacaagcATATTATCAGCAAGAACTACattcagcatcatcaatacCCGGACAAAGGCAAGTTTCTTCGCACAAAGAGATCAGACAGTATGCGGAGCAGACACTTGGATCCGGATCAGCACTAGCTCAAGCAGTCAAATTGCCTAAAGGTGAAGACGTCAACGAATGGCTTGCAGTTCATGTAGTGAACTTTTACAATCAGCTCAACATGCTTTATGGAACAGTAACTGAATTTTGCTCCCCTTCCACGTGTCCTCGAATGATTGCTACACAAGAATATGAGTACCTTTGGCAGGATCCTATGAATAGACGGAAGCCTCCGGTGTCTATGTCTGCACCAGGGTATGTTGAGGCCTTAATGACATGGATTCAAGGATTTCTCGATGACGATTCAGTCTTCCCTACCAAAATGGGAGTGCCGTTCCCCAGACAGTTTCCCGCTCTAGTGAGGACCATCATGAAGAGACTCTTCAGAGTTTATGCTCACATGTACTGCCAtcattttgatgagatcaaTGAACTGGGGCTTCAGACCCATCTTAATACCTCTTTGAAGCATTTCGTCTTGTTTTGCCGAGAATTTCAATTATTATCTCCTAAGGATTACGGTCCAATGGATGAATTGGTGTCAAGAatgcttgatgatgatggcaAGTCCAAATGA
- a CDS encoding uncharacterized protein (EggNog:ENOG41), with protein sequence MSTIKLTDCDVHDAHGSMEEVNQYGAVRLSVEGKKDPRTGKLLRPWHFEDVPGFFKQSNPNTDDSTFDLIGERFGLELKSWQEVIYKVNELNKNAKANEQYKLVFCGRHGQGNHNAAVSIFGLKEWDEKWACTTGTTLADGTRMVWGPDPKLTDLGRQQVSEIHEALLKELKQGLPLPTKFYSSPFTRAASTLVITWKGISVCRDGDDESQLVSKKRYHPLVMENLRETIGKHLCDKRGTKSDFIKNLRVWGFKFEPGFPEEDVLFKDDWRESVLEQCLRADLALQEIFEDPPKDEVIYTASHGGEIRSFITAIGHRPFSIPTAGFIPLLIKGTRTQN encoded by the coding sequence ATGTCTACTATTAAGCTTACTGATTGCGATGTTCATGATGCACATGGATCTATGGAAGAAGTGAATCAGTACGGTGCTGTCAGATTATcagttgaaggaaaaaaagatccTAGGACTGGCAAGTTACTCAGGCCTTGGCATTTTGAGGATGTTCCGGGATTCTTCAAACAGTCTAACCCGAATACCGATGATTCCACGTTTGATCTCATAGGTGAGAGATTTGGAttggaattgaaatctTGGCAGGAAGTTATTTACAAGGTGAACGAGTTGAACAAAAATGCAAAAGCCAACGAACAATACAAATTGGTCTTTTGTGGTAGACATGGTCAAGGAAATCATAATGCAGCAGTGTCTATTTTTGGCTTGAAGGAATGGGATGAGAAGTGGGCATGCACAACGGGAACTACATTGGCAGACGGAACCCGTATGGTGTGGGGTCCCGATCCCAAACTAACAGATTTGGGAAGACAACAGGTGAGTGAAATTCACGAGGCTCTTCTCAAGGAGTTAAAGCAGGGATTACCTCTTCCCACCAAATTCTACAGCTCTCCTTTCACCAGGGCTGCATCTACTCTAGTTATCACCTGGAAGGGCATTTCTGTTTGTAGGGATGGTGATGACGAATCTCAGCTTGTGAGTAAAAAGAGATATCATCCTTTAGTCATGGAGAATCTTAGAGAAACAATTGGTAAGCATCTCTGTGATAAACGTGGTACAAAATCCGACTTTATCAAAAACTTGAGAGTCTGGGGTTTTAAATTCGAGCCCGGTTTcccagaagaagatgttttATTCAAAGATGATTGGAGGGAGTCTGTTCTTGAGCAATGCCTCAGGGCAGATTTGgctcttcaagagatttTCGAAGACCCTCCAAAGGATGAGGTTATTTATACTGCTTCACACGGCGGAGAGATACGGTCCTTCATTACCGCCATTGGACATAGACCTTTCTCTATTCCAACAGCAGGCTTCATCCCATTGTTGATTAAGGGTACAAGAACTCAAAACTAA
- the PRE9 gene encoding Proteasome subunit alpha type-3 (MEROPS:MER0000554): MSRRYDGRTTIFSPEGRLYQVEYALEAINHAGTAIGILAKDGVVLAAERKVTSKLLEQDTSSEKMYVLNDNTLCAVAGMTADAGILINYMRDTAQQYLKVYNQDIPIETLVRRVCDVKQGYTQHGGLRPFGVSFIFAGYDDRYGFQLYTSNPSGNYSGWKATSIGANNSSAQTLLKQDYKDDMNFEDSKKLALKVLSKTTDSSKLTSDKVEFATVLLKDGEPVLKIWMPAEIDKLLEESGVLEEKDEED; this comes from the coding sequence ATGTCCAGAAGATACGACGGCAGAACGacaattttctctcctgAGGGACGGTTATACCAGGTGGAGTATGCATTAGAGGCAATTAACCATGCAGGCACAGCCATTGGTATTCTGGCCAAAGACGGTGTGGTTCTTGCAGCCGAGAGAAAGGTTACTAGTAAACTACTTGAACAGGACACCAGCTCAGAGAAAATGTACGTTTTGAATGATAATACACTTTGTGCCGTCGCAGGAATGACGGCTGATGCCGGAATCCTTATTAACTACATGAGAGATACAGCCCAGCAGTACCTTAAGGTGTATAACCAGGACATACCAATTGAGACTTTAGTGAGAAGGGTGTGCGATGTTAAGCAGGGATATACACAACATGGTGGTTTGAGACCGTTTGGTGTTTCATTTATTTTCGCCGGTTATGATGATAGATATGGATTCCAACTTTATACGTCGAATCCTTCTGGTAACTACTCCGGGTGGAAGGCCACTAGTATCGGTGCTAACAATTCGAGTGCGCAGACCTTACTTAAACAGGATTATAAGGATGACATGAACTTTGAGGATTCTAAAAAGTTGGCATTGAAAGTGCTTAGTAAGACCACCGATAGCTCCAAGTTGACTAGTGACAAGGTGGAATTTGCCACAGTGTTACTTAAAGATGGGGAGCCGGTGTTGAAAATATGGATGCCTGCAGAGATTGACAAGTTGCTAGAGGAGTCTGGAGTTTTAGAAGAGAAGGACGAAGAGGATTAG
- the PHB1 gene encoding Prohibitin-1, subunit of the prohibitin complex (Phb1p-Phb2p) — MSRAADIIAKLAVPLGACVVAAQYSLYDVKGGERAVIFDRFQGVKPDVVGEGLNFVIPWLQRPIIYDVRTRPRTINTVTGSKDLQQVSLTLRVLHRPDVRKLPAIYQNLGMDYDERVLPSIGNEILKTVVAQFDAAELITMRETVSKRIWKELEARASEFNIKLEDVSITHMAFGREFTKAVERKQIAQQDAERAKFLVDKAEQERKASVIRAEGEAEAAEHISKALKENGDGLLLIRRMEASKQIATTLSHSPNVVYLPGGSGKNGEGRNQALLLNLGRQ; from the coding sequence ATGTCTCGTGCCGCCGATATTATTGCCAAGTTGGCTGTTCCTTTAGGTGCATGTGTCGTTGCTGCGCAATATTCGCTTTATGACGTCAAAGGTGGCGAGAGAGCGGTGATCTTTGATAGATTCCAAGGTGTGAAGCCTGACGTCGTTGGTGAAGGTCTAAATTTTGTGATTCCTTGGCTACAAAGACCAATTATTTATGATGTACGGACTAGACCAAGAACTATAAATACAGTTACCGGTTCCAAGGACCTACAGCAGGTTTCGTTGACTTTGAGAGTTCTACATCGACCAGATGTGCGTAAATTGCCTGCGATATATCAGAACTTGGGTATGGACTACGACGAAAGAGTTTTACCATCCATTGGTAAtgagatcttgaagactgTGGTTGCTCAATTCGATGCTGCCGAACTGATCACGATGAGAGAAACAGTCTCCaagagaatttggaaagaattggaagCTCGTGCTTCTGAATTCAACATCAAGTTGGAGGATGTTTCTATCACTCACATGGCTTTTGGTAGGGAGTTTACTAAGGCTGttgaaagaaagcagaTTGCTCAGCAAGATGCTGAGAGAGCCAAGTTTCTTGTCGATAAGGCTGagcaagaaagaaaggctTCTGTTATTAGAGCCGAAGGTGAAGCTGAAGCTGCAGAGCACATCTCTaaggctttgaaagagaatggagaTGGCCTTCTTTTGATTAGAAGAATGGAGGCCTCCAAGCAGATTGCCACTACCTTGAGTCATTCTCCTAACGTCGTCTACTTGCCAGGCGGTTCTGGAAAGAATGGTGAAGGTCGAAACCAGGCCTTGCTACTTAACTTGGGACGCCAGTGA
- a CDS encoding uncharacterized protein (BUSCO:EOG09340BNF): protein MSHKENNYMEKDVSPGDSEVSAASSVTSKAESGPVKNVQFTDDSPSVFYRHDDNLESALYSTDEEAGGEPDSNRESPEIKRLRNSLKHFTIGSSGLSTQGAEEFAEENHSRDELSDQFDAEAGEFNKRPLSDTPIVSGVNSPSAMSPLVLSDEEEDLMEEEEEKNNDMNPSSAELRQHQLKKVTDANTRKNKQIPPPDSLHEWGSAFSFPGQAKPKQSASGAGVTINEKLVVVMVGLPARGKSYLSKKLVRYLNWLQIPSKIFNVGSTRRAKSKLLGPSNAPLPDGQQAIHDASFFSPNNTESVKLREEWARETLEHLLDYLLNHDGCVGVFDATNTTVKRRQMVFETIRKDSHGKLKVLYLESICNDKRIIDDNVRLKLDGPDYKQMDRAKALQDFRGRLSNYANVYETISPKEEQNKYFQYIQMIDVGRKVIACNIKGFIPSQIIYYFLNFNLSKRLTFIARHGESTDNLRGRIGGDAPLTERGRLFAKALVRFIDFKKKQFRETQLHEYNEKLDDKYYKDFVEAGELHTPEEPQFQVLSSTMKRSVQTIKYFPEDRYAIKQLRALDELGSGSFDGMTYKEIQDQYPEEFAARLADKMSYRYPGVGGESYLDVINRLKPIINEMERTTNHMLIITHRVVSRILLAYFLNLKREAVGELDVPLHAVYVFESRPFGVEWKLYEYNESKDWFYEVDPNNMENSKKVRQVGITYRERKYSVVPTAPKRALSSISSAGSQGSVGSIRSSLKEFARANGLQPSISLRNPLGRAPGSIVVGDLKRARGIPLQTSSSSTSSLTPANNNTSTPTTEATHRSPFS from the coding sequence ATGTCCCACAAAGAAAATAACTACATGGAAAAGGACGTCAGTCCGGGGGATAGTGAGGTTTCGGCAGCGTCTTCAGTCACGTCAAAGGCTGAAAGTGGGCCCGTCAAGAATGTGCAGTTCACTGACGATAGTCCCAGCGTATTTTATCGTCATGATGACAATCTGGAATCGGCATTGTACTCCACGGACGAAGAAGCCGGTGGAGAGCCTGATTCGAATCGGGAATCACCAGAGATCAAAAGGCTTCGAAACTCTCTTAAACATTTCACTATCGGAAGCAGTGGATTGAGTACACAAGGGGCCGAGGAATTTGCAGAAGAAAACCATTCCAGGGACGAGTTAAGCGATCAATTTGACGCTGAGGCCGGTGAGTTTAACAAGAGGCCGTTGAGTGATACGCCAATAGTTAGTGGTGTCAATTCCCCTTCTGCTATGTCGCCGTTGGTGTTAagtgacgaagaagaagatctcatggaagaagaggaggagaagaataaCGATATGAACCCCTCATCTGCCGAGCTCAGACAGcatcaattgaagaaggtgacTGATGCAAACACTCGAAAGAACAAACAGATCCCGCCACCAGATTCCCTCCATGAGTGGGGCAGTGCATTCAGTTTTCCAGGACAAGCAAAGCCTAAGCAGAGTGCGAGCGGTGCAGGTGTGACCATCAATGAAAAGTTGGTTGTGGTTATGGTTGGACTCCCTGCTAGAGGCAAATCTTATCTCAGTAAGAAGTTAGTTAGATATTTGAATTGGCTCCAAATTCCTTCCAAGATCTTTAATGTTGGCTCTACGCGACGTGCAAAATCAAAGCTACTGGGTCCTTCAAATGCTCCATTACCAGATGGGCAGCAGGCGATTCATGATGccagttttttttctccaaACAATACAGAGAGTGTTAAGCTGCGTGAGGAGTGGGCCAGAGAAACATTGGAGCATTTGCTCGACTACTTGCTGAATCATGACGGATGTGTTGGTGTATTCGATGCGACAAATACCACCGTTAAGCGAAGACAGATGGTGTTTGAAACAATCAGGAAGGATAGTCACGGGAAGCTTAAGGTGCTCTACTTGGAGAGCATCTGCAATGATAAAAGGATTATAGATGACAATGTGAGGTTGAAATTGGATGGCCCCGATTACAAACAAATGGATAGGGCCAAGGCTTTACAGGATTTCAGAGGTCGCCTTTCCAATTATGCGAATGTGTACGAGACGATTTCACCCaaagaagagcagaatAAATATTTCCAGTACATTCAGATGATCGATGTGGGACGAAAAGTGATTGCTTGCAACATCAAAGGGTTTATTCCCTCGCAGATCATCTACTACTTTTTGAATTTCAATTTGTCCAAGAGATTGACGTTTATTGCCCGTCATGGCGAGTCTACCGACAATCTGAGAGGAAGGATAGGAGGTGATGCGCCATTAACGGAGCGGGGAAGACTGTTTGCGAAGGCGTTGGTTAGATTTATCgacttcaagaagaagcaatttCGGGAAACGCAGTTGCATGAATATAACGAGAAGCTAGATGACAAATATTACAAAGATTTTGTGGAAGCAGGCGAATTACATACTCCGGAGGAGCCTCAATTCCAGGTGTTATCTTCGACAATGAAACGTTCAGTTCAAACGATCAAATACTTTCCCGAGGACCGGTACGCAATCAAGCAGTTGAGAGCGTTGGATGAATTAGGAAGTGGTAGCTTTGATGGCATGACCTATAAAGAGATTCAGGATCAATACCCTGAAGAGTTTGCTGCTAGATTGGCCGACAAAATGAGTTATCGATACCCAGGTGTAGGTGGTGAATCTTATCTGGATGTCATCAATCGGCTGAAGCCTATCATCAATGAGATGGAAAGGACCACCAATCATATGTTAATCATCACACATAGAGTTGTTTCCAGGATTTTGCTTGCTTATTTTCTCAATTTAAAAAGGGAAGCTGTTGGAGAATTGGATGTTCCATTGCATGCCGTGTATGTCTTTGAGTCTCGACCGTTTGGAGTTGAATGGAAACTATATGAGTACAATGAGTCTAAGGACTGGTTCTACGAGGTAGATCCGAACAATATGGAAAACAGTAAAAAGGTTAGGCAAGTAGGTATAACCTATAGGGAACGAAAATATTCTGTGGTTCCTACGGCTCCCAAAAGAGCCCTGTCCTCTATATCATCAGCAGGTTCTCAGGGTTCTGTCGGCAGCATTAGAAGCTCGCTAAAAGAATTTGCAAGGGCTAATGGATTACAGCCCAGTATTTCCTTAAGAAATCCTCTAGGTAGAGCCCCAGGAAGTATTGTTGTAGGAGATCTTAAGCGTGCTAGAGGTATTCCCCTGCAGACTTCCTCCAGCTCTACATCATCATTGACACCCGCCAACAATAATACCAGTACCCCTACAACTGAAGCTACACATCGCAGTCCTTTTTCTTAG